A window of Nicotiana sylvestris chromosome 8, ASM39365v2, whole genome shotgun sequence genomic DNA:
tcttgatgttgattaagttaaatggatggagttggcatgaactagtgaataaagttactaattgaatatagttggagttgtggattgtttcctttgttataaatatattgtaTAGggatggaatcattgattaatgacttcattatcatgttaatgatacttttaggttaatgtaagaagtctataaggggtgatatgggttatacggattccaatcagAGCTTTCTCGTCGTGATGTAgttatgacttgttgttgttatatggtgtcttgttgttgatatttatatgttgaCGAATTtctctagttgttgttgttggtatatggtattggaggaggcctttgttacaggggagatgctgctcgaatttacgtaaatgagctactagcttaagttacagacttagcatatgctcagcactgattttgaatcttcttatactatgatagattgagttgacttgtttgaaaaGTTGCTTGGAAGGTATTATGACTCAATGGATTTAAGATATGTTAAGGCACattcttctttattttggcatgatctaaagtgaaatgaatacgctatttcataacggatctactcctagcaactaaggttgtccatgttgttcattccctataaagttattctaagcaagtgtgtatgatccttgaatcctactgaggttcatattgagggtatggatttccataatgttaatcgaaggtgcaagaCCTTAAGTCACatcgaaaggtttagaatgtgattccatgagtctagtaTGCactatatatagtatctattttactctactgagctgcgctatagtcggccgggtatggcacctattgtgcaaccactgatcagttgggtttaccgagctctacatagccgggtacgattctaccgagccttatgatggccggacACATTTTTATCGAGTCCTCTTtaaggccgggtacgatatgatgatgatgatgcccacagaggcgtatgtttttaaaagtttatatatatgtattatgcattttatATTAgtagcccctagaggcactcagatgttacaagttgtatatcatctatctctctttacattattgttcttgtttattctTTCCGGCCTTACACActtagtactttattcgtactaatgtccctttttcctggggacgttGCATTTCATACCCGCATGTTCCGATAGATAGGTTaacattcctcctagtaggctatcagctcagcggaaggtgttggtgcactccacttgctccggagtttcctatttggtcagtatgatttggacatgtattgattggtatggcggggccctgtccccacctttatgatgtgtatatactcttagaggcttgtagacagatgtcatgtatatgaaagattgtatggccttgccggcctatgttcattgtacgagtgttcattttcgttcttataggaccgtatgccacatgtataagtttgtattacatcttgggtcgtcctatgtcaagtattcccttatgttttattctggttatatcATGACGTCCCTTccggcccatttacccatgatggtatgataagaaagatacgttacttTGGTATTCAGTTGGGTAAGGCAACGGGTGCCCGTTGTGGCCCTCcgatttaggtcgtgacaaatGCCAAGGCGTCCTCctccatatcctcaaaggcttgccaagCAAAATAGCGAGAacaaattcaaaaagttcatctacatgatgaagagtttgtctaTTAATGTGTCATTGGTTGAGACGTTAGAACAAATGCCGGgatatgcaaagttcatgaaggacttggtggaAAAGAAGAGGTAGATGAATTGTGAGACTATAAAGATGACatatcaagtgagtgcaattgtgcactcaatggctcctaAATTGGAAGATCTGGGCACTTTCACAATCCCATATACAATTGGAAATGCCGACTTTGCCAAAGCTTTATGTGATCTTGGGgcgagtatcaacttgatgccctattcgatgttcaaaactttgggaattgggaaacTAAGACCCACATCAATGAGGTTACGAATGGCAGATTGTACTATGAAGAGACATTTggatattattgatgatgtgttggttcgtgttgacaagttcatcctcccggcggactttgtgattcttcattgtgaagtggactatgaggttcctattatcttgggtagacctttcctttCTACGAGGAAGGCTCTTGTTGATGTGGAAgccggtgagctcactttccgggtgggtgatgaaaaggtggtcttccaTGTGCGCAAATCCATAAGGCAACCGAATATCAATGAAGTTTATTCATTCGTGGATTTGGTGACCGATGTGATTATTGATGATTCTAGTGCCACAATGAATATTGAGGATACTTTGGAAGCCATTTTGCTCAACCTTGATAATGATGACGAGAAAGAAGGCTATGTGGAATGTTTGAATGCATTGCAAGGAATAGGGTCGTATAGTTATGAACCCCGCAAGTTAttcttggatcttgaaaaccggaagactcctccaacaaagccctcaatcgaggagcctcccacTTTGGAGTTAAAGTCATCACCTTTGCATatcaggtatgaattccttggcccttgttctactttaccggttattctttcctcttgtttgactaacgtgcaggtagactCCACATTGGCAGTGCTACAAAAGAGGAAAAAAGCTATAggatggacattggcggatattcgggaCATAAACccagccttttgcatgcacaagattaattTGGAGGAGGGTTCTAAACCCTccgttgaacatcaaaggaggaaaAATGAAGCAATACAAGAGGTGGTCAAAAAAGAGATTATAAAGTGGTTGGATACCGGGGTTGTTTACCCCATTTTCAATAGTtgatggacttctccggtgcaatatgtcccaaagaaaggggtcatgactgtggttaccaatgacaagaatgagttgattcctacaagaatggTGATCGGGTGGAGAGTGTGTATAGACTATcacaagctcaacaaagtcacaaggaaagatcatttcccacttcccttcCTTGATCAAATACTTGATAGGTTGGCCAGTCGTGttttctattgtttccttgataGATATTCCGGCTACAATCAAGTTCTTATTGctccggaggaccaagagaagactacTTCCGCATGTCCTTATGGTGCTTTCACATTCTCTCGGATACCATTTGGGTTATGCAATGCATCAGCGGCTTTTCaatggtgtatgatggctatcttcaccgacatggtggaggattttcttgaggtcttcattgatgactttttcatggttgggaattcttttgatgTTTGCTTGAAAATTTTGGATAAAGTCTTGGAAAGATGTGAAGAGAAGAACTTGGTAttgaattgggagaaatgtcacttcatggtcaGGGAAGGCATTGACCTCGGCCACAAAAACTCAAAGTATGGTATTGAGGTCGACAAGGCCAAAATTAATATGATATCTAAACTCCCACCCCTACATTCGTGAAGGGAGTGAGGAGCTTCTTGGGTCATGCAGAGTTCTTTCACcgattcatcaaggatttttccaaagtggTGAACCCCTAGTGTAAGCTTTTGGAGAATGATGCCAAATTCCATTTCCATGAGGATTGCATGAAGGCATTTGAATTGCTAAAGTTCAAATTGACAACTACTCTTATTATCCCCGCACcggattggagcttgccttttgagctcatgtgatGACGCAAGTGATGTGGTGGTTGGAGTAGTTTTAGGGAACCGaatcaacaaaatcttccatccggtctactatgctagtaagaccagGAATTATGCCCAAGTCAATTACACGATGACTGAAAAAGTGCTCCTTGCTATTGTCTTTGTTATGGAGAAGTTTCGCCCGTACTTGATGGGTACTAAGGTGATTGTCCACACCGATCATGTAGCTCTTCGATACTTAATGAGCAAGAAGGATTCAAAGGCGAGGTTAATGGGTGGGTGATTTtatttcaagag
This region includes:
- the LOC138875820 gene encoding uncharacterized protein, encoding MTYQVSAIVHSMAPKLEDLGTFTIPYTIGNADFAKALCDLGASINLMPYSMFKTLGIGKLRPTSMRLRMADCTMKRHLDIIDDVLVRVDKFILPADFVILHCEVDYEVPIILGRPFLSTRKALVDVEAGELTFRVGDEKVVFHVRKSIRQPNINEVYSFVDLVTDVIIDDSSATMNIEDTLEAILLNLDNDDEKEGYVECLNALQGIGSYSYEPRKLFLDLENRKTPPTKPSIEEPPTLELKSSPLHIRYEFLGPCSTLPVILSSCLTNVQVDSTLAVLQKRKKAIGWTLADIRDINPAFCMHKINLEEGSKPSVEHQRRKNEAIQEVVKKEIIKWLDTGVVYPIFNS